CAGACGTCGTACCGGGCCGCGAGGCGGGACCCGCAAAATGCGCCTGCTCGAGGTCCGCGTCTGCGACGATGCGCTGGGCCAGTCACCCGGGGGAAGGAGCCTGCCGTGGACGTGGAGGCTCGGCGCCGGGGTCTGCCCGGCGACGACCGCGGTCCCTCACCGCTGCTGGTGCAGGGGGCGTTCGTCCTCATGCTGGCGGTCGACCTCGTCTCGACGTCCGTCCTCGGGTCGGGGAGCCTGCTCGACGTCCACGTGGGGCTGGCCTTCCTGATCGCGGTGTCGGTGCTCGTGGCGTGCTGGCTGGTGCCGTGGCGACAGCTGCCGCACGCCGCTGTCGCGGTGCTGCCGCTGCTCGACCTCGTGGCTCTCGGGCTGACCCGGATCGGGCTCCCGGGGACGGGGTCGGACATCCTCTGCGTGCTGCCGGCGCTCTGGCTCGGCCGTGAGTTCCACTACCGCGGGGCGCTGGTCGCCGGGGTAGGGGTGGTGGCCGGCATGAGCGTCCCGTGGATGGTGCTGCTCGGTCCGGTCGAGGGCAACGTGGCCAGCGCGTTGCTCGCCCCGGCGCTCGCCGCGCTCGCGGCGTTGCTGCTCGCGGCGGGGACCCACCACGTGCGGCGCCGTGACGAGGAGGTCGAGCAGCACCGGCGGTTCAACGCCGCCATCCTCGACACCGTCGACGTCGGGCTGGTCCTCCTGGACCGTGACGGCGCCTACCAGAGCATGAACCGGCGACACGACGACTTCATGCGCCTCGCCTTCCCGGAGGGCCACTCCGGGTACGCCGGTCAGCTCGGCCAGGTCTACGGCGAGGACGGGCGGCACCTCCTCGCCCGCGAGGAGATGCCCTCCTACCGGGCGATGCAGGGCGAGGAGTTCGACGACTGCCGCATCTGGGTCGGCGGCGACCCGCTGACGTCACGGGCCCTGTCGGTCTCGGCGCGCACCGTCCACGACGAGACGGGAGCCTTCGCCGGTGCCGCGCTCGCCTACAAGGACGTCACCGACTTCATGCGGGCGCTGGAGGTCAAGGACGAGTTCGTCGCCTCGGTCTCGCACGAGCTGCGGACACCCCTCACCTCCATCCGGGGGTACGCCGACCTGCTCATGGACCGCGACGACCTCCCGGACGACGCGACCCGCGCGCTGACGGTGGTGCTCCGCAACTCCGAGCGCCTGGGTCGCCTGGTCGCGGACCTGTTGCAGAGCGCTCAGTTCGAGCTGGGATCGGTCCACGTGGTGCGTACCCGCGGCGACCTGGCAGCGCTCGTGAGGGACGCGGTGTCAGCCGCCGGCCCGGCGGCGGCCTCCTCGCAGCTGGAGCTGTCCTATGTGGGTCCGGAGCGACTGGTGATGATGATGGACCAGGTGCGGATGCGCCAGGTGGTCGACAACCTGGTCTCCAACGCGGTCAAGTACACCCCGCCGCACGGACGGGTGGAGGTGGGCCTGAGCGTGGACGGTGCCAGGATCGAGCTGTCGGTCAGCGACACGGGCATCGGCATCGACCCGGCAGACCGGGACCGGCTGTTCACGCGGTTCTTCCGCACGCGGCACGCCGAGGAGCAGAACGTGCAGGGTGTCGGCCTGGGCCTGTCGATCACCAAGTCGATCGTCGAGAGCCACGGGGGCCGGATCGAGGTCGACAGCGAGGTCGGGCGCGGCAGCACGTTCCGCGTCCGGATGCCCTTCACGGGCAGCATGGCCGCGGAGGCCTGAGGAGGTCCCTCCCCAACGGGGGCTCAGTGGTCGCTGCACCGGCGGCAGACGCCGAAGATCTCCAGGGTGTGGCTCACGTCGGCGTACCCGTGCTCCTCCGCGGTCGCGCGGGTCCACCGCTCGACGGCCGGCCCCTCGACCTCCACGGTGGCACCGCACGATCGGCAGACGAGGTGGTGGTGGTGGCTGCCCGAGCACCGGCGGTAGCTCGCCTCGCCCTCGGCCGAGCGGATCACGTCCACCTGGTCGTGGTCGGCCAGCAGCTGCAGGGTGCGGTAGACGGTCGCCAGGCCGATCGTGCTGCCGCCGGACCGCAGCATCTCGTGGACCTCCTGTGCGGAGCGGAAGTCGGGCACGTTCTCCAGCGCCTCGGCGACGGCCTGTCGCTGTCGCGTGAGCCGCAGCGGCTGCTCAGGCATGGGCGACCTCCCGGGAGCGGACCCACAGCCCGAGGGGCCAGGCGGCGACGAACCCGGCCAGCGCCAGCAGCACGATGGTGGGGCCGGGGGAGACGGTCACGCGGAAGGACAGGTACGCCGCCAGCATGAGACCACCGACGGCGGCGCCCAGGCCCAGCACCATCGCCAGCCCGAGGGTGCTGCGGAAGGACCGGGTGAGCTGCTGGGCCGTGGCGACCGGCACCACCATCAGGGCCGAGACCAGCAGCAGGCCCACGGTGCGCATGGCGACCGTCACGGTGACGGCGGCCAGCACGGCGACGAGCACGTTGTAGAGCCGGATGCGGACGCCGGCGACCTGGGCGAACTCCTGGTCCTGGGCCACGGCGAAGAGCTGGGGGAGCAGACCGAGGCTGACCGCCACCACGACCGCGGCGAGGGCGACGGTCACCCAGACCTCCTCGGCGGACACGCTGGTGACGGAGCCGAAGAGGTAGGCCTGCAGCTCGGCCGCGCCCTGGCCTGCCAGGCCGATGATCAGCACACCGCCGGCGAGCCCGCCGTAGAAGAGCAGCGCCAGGGCGACGTCCCCGCTGGTGTGGCCGCGCTCCCGGATGACCTCGACCAGGACCGCACCGATGACGGCGACCACCACTGCCGACCAGACCGGCGAGGTCCCGGTCAGCAGTCCGGCGGCCACGCCCGTCACCGCCACGTGCCCCAGCCCGTCGCCGAGCAGGGCGAGGCGACGCTGCACGAGGTAGGTACCGATCGCCGGGGCCGCCAGGCCGGTGACGGCCGCCGCCACGAGCGCCCGGAGCATGAAGGGGTGGGAGAGCAGGTCGATCACCGGGCCCCCTCCTGCAGGGTGTCGAGCGGCGAGCCGACGTGCGGGGTGTGGTCGTGCCGCAGCGGCTGCGCGTGGTGGTGGACGTGCACGTCGTCGTCGGCCAGCGGTGCGCCGTCGTAGGTGACCTCACCGTGGGAGAGCACGACCGCCCGGTCGACCAGGGCCTGCAGCGGACCGAGCTCGTGGGCGACCAGGAGCACCGCCTTGCCGCGCTCCTTGAGGACGCTCAGCGAGCGTGCCAGGGCCTGCTGGTGCGGCAGGTCGACGCCCGCCGTGGGCTCGTCGAGGAGGAACAGGTCGGGCTCCCCCGCGAGGGCTCGGGCGATGAGCACCCGCTGCTGCTGGCCACCCGAGAGCGTCGCCACGCTGCGACGAGCGAGGTCCTCGATCCCGACGACCTGCAGCGCGTCACGGATGGCTCGGCGGTCGGATCGCGAGAGCGGCGCCAGGGGCCGGCGCCGTCCGAGGCGCCCGGCGGCGACCACCTCCCTCACCGACGCGGGTACGCCGGAGGCGGCACTGGCTCGCTGCGGCACGAACCCGAGGCGTCCCCAGTCCCGGAACCGGTTCAGCGGAGTGCCGAAGAGCGAGACGGTCCCGGCCGACAGCGGCCGCAGCCCGGTCAGGGCGCGGACCAGCGTCGACTTCCCGGACCCGTTGGCGCCCATCAGCGCGAGGAACTCGCCCGGCTCGACGGTGAGGTCCACGCCGTGCAGGACCTGGCGTCCGCTGAGGGACAGGCTGACGCCTCGGGCGTCGACGACCGCTGGTTCGCCGCTCAACAGCCGTTCGCCTCCTCGAGCGCGGTCAGGTTGGCGCGCATGAGAGAAAGGTAGTCATCCTCGGCTGTCTCGTCGGTGAGTCCCTCCAGCGGATCGAGGACGGCGGTCTCGATGCCGAGGTCGGCCGCGAGCGTCTCGGCGACCTCGGGGCTGGCGAGACGCTCGGAGAAGACCGTGGTCAGCCCCTCGTCCCGGATCAGGTCGGCCAGCTCGGCCAGGACCGCGGGCGTGGGCTCCGTCCCCGGGTCGAGCCCGGCGATGGCCTCGACGTGCAAGTCGTACTTCTCGAGGTAGCCGAACGCGTCGTGGCTCGCGACCACGATGTCGCGTCGGCAGCCGGAGAGCCCCTCCTCGTAGTCGGCGTCGAGGGCAGTGAGCTCCTCGACCAGCTCCTCGGCGTTGCCGCGGAAGGTGCCGGCGTTCTCGGGGTCGAGCTCCGCGAGCTCATCGGCCACCGCCTCGGCGAGCAGCGCCATCCGCTCCGGGTCCTGCCAGAAGTGGGGGTCGAGGTCGCCGTGGTCGTGCTCCTCGTCGTGGGTCTCCTCGTCGGCGTGGGTCCCCTCGTCGGCGTGGGACTCGCCGTCGCCGTGGGCCTCCCCGTCGTGCTCCTCGGCGCCGTGGTCGAGGGCCGGCACCA
The genomic region above belongs to Nocardioides coralli and contains:
- a CDS encoding metal ABC transporter permease; translation: MIDLLSHPFMLRALVAAAVTGLAAPAIGTYLVQRRLALLGDGLGHVAVTGVAAGLLTGTSPVWSAVVVAVIGAVLVEVIRERGHTSGDVALALLFYGGLAGGVLIIGLAGQGAAELQAYLFGSVTSVSAEEVWVTVALAAVVVAVSLGLLPQLFAVAQDQEFAQVAGVRIRLYNVLVAVLAAVTVTVAMRTVGLLLVSALMVVPVATAQQLTRSFRSTLGLAMVLGLGAAVGGLMLAAYLSFRVTVSPGPTIVLLALAGFVAAWPLGLWVRSREVAHA
- a CDS encoding Fur family transcriptional regulator, which codes for MPEQPLRLTRQRQAVAEALENVPDFRSAQEVHEMLRSGGSTIGLATVYRTLQLLADHDQVDVIRSAEGEASYRRCSGSHHHHLVCRSCGATVEVEGPAVERWTRATAEEHGYADVSHTLEIFGVCRRCSDH
- a CDS encoding metal ABC transporter substrate-binding protein produces the protein MLSATRRWSPLVAALASVSLLAGCGAAADEGAEGREVVASFYPLAWVSERVAGDGWTVTNLTAPGQDSHDLELSIDATARLSEADLVVYLEGFQPAVDDGIDVNASGPTLEAGEVVDLVPALDHGAEEHDGEAHGDGESHADEGTHADEETHDEEHDHGDLDPHFWQDPERMALLAEAVADELAELDPENAGTFRGNAEELVEELTALDADYEEGLSGCRRDIVVASHDAFGYLEKYDLHVEAIAGLDPGTEPTPAVLAELADLIRDEGLTTVFSERLASPEVAETLAADLGIETAVLDPLEGLTDETAEDDYLSLMRANLTALEEANGC
- a CDS encoding metal ABC transporter ATP-binding protein codes for the protein MSGEPAVVDARGVSLSLSGRQVLHGVDLTVEPGEFLALMGANGSGKSTLVRALTGLRPLSAGTVSLFGTPLNRFRDWGRLGFVPQRASAASGVPASVREVVAAGRLGRRRPLAPLSRSDRRAIRDALQVVGIEDLARRSVATLSGGQQQRVLIARALAGEPDLFLLDEPTAGVDLPHQQALARSLSVLKERGKAVLLVAHELGPLQALVDRAVVLSHGEVTYDGAPLADDDVHVHHHAQPLRHDHTPHVGSPLDTLQEGAR
- a CDS encoding sensor histidine kinase, whose amino-acid sequence is MDVEARRRGLPGDDRGPSPLLVQGAFVLMLAVDLVSTSVLGSGSLLDVHVGLAFLIAVSVLVACWLVPWRQLPHAAVAVLPLLDLVALGLTRIGLPGTGSDILCVLPALWLGREFHYRGALVAGVGVVAGMSVPWMVLLGPVEGNVASALLAPALAALAALLLAAGTHHVRRRDEEVEQHRRFNAAILDTVDVGLVLLDRDGAYQSMNRRHDDFMRLAFPEGHSGYAGQLGQVYGEDGRHLLAREEMPSYRAMQGEEFDDCRIWVGGDPLTSRALSVSARTVHDETGAFAGAALAYKDVTDFMRALEVKDEFVASVSHELRTPLTSIRGYADLLMDRDDLPDDATRALTVVLRNSERLGRLVADLLQSAQFELGSVHVVRTRGDLAALVRDAVSAAGPAAASSQLELSYVGPERLVMMMDQVRMRQVVDNLVSNAVKYTPPHGRVEVGLSVDGARIELSVSDTGIGIDPADRDRLFTRFFRTRHAEEQNVQGVGLGLSITKSIVESHGGRIEVDSEVGRGSTFRVRMPFTGSMAAEA